Below is a genomic region from Syntrophales bacterium.
CCCGTGGACTTTTCCAGTGACTCACTTGCTGAGGCGAAAACGGGAATGGAGAGGTTCTATACAACCCTGAAAAATATCGGAGATGTCCTTGCGAGGGGTGTAGATTATTCGAAGGTTTCAGGGAAAAACCTTTCCGGAAAAGACAAGGATGTGTTCGAATATATTGAAGCTCTTCCCGGCAGGTTTACCGAGGCGATGGAGGATGATTTTAATACCGCTATGGCCATTGGCTACATGTTTGATACGGTTAGGGTGATCAACAGTTATCTGGCTGAAAAAGAAAATACCATGACTGTCGAGAAGCTCTTTGTGCTGGATGTCGCTCAATGGTATATCAAAGAAGTGGGCAGGGTGTTGGGATTGTTTCTTGAAGATCCTGACGAATACTTCCAGAAGGACAGAAACAGAGAATCTGAAAAACGTGGGTTGAATGTGGAAGATATTGAACGCTGGGTTGAAGAAAGAAGGGTAGCCAGGGCGGCAAAAGATTGGGAAAGTTCGGATAAAATCAGGAAGACTCTTGCTGAGAAGGGAGTAATTCTTAAAGATACCCCTACTGCAACCACTTGGAAAATCGAGTAAATTACTTCTGTAAAGGAAGGACATTCATAAGGATTGACCGGGAGCGTACCCGCAAGCCCCGCCCTGTGGGCGGGGAGGGTCACTCTTCCTTTGATGCGCGTTGTCGTATGAGTTTCTTCACAAAAATTTCTTCTCTCTCCATCTCCTCGATTCTATCTGAGATGTACTTCTTCGCCTCTTCATGCTGGGGGATGAATATCTTCTCAAGGGCGTTCACCCGTCGCTGTACCTTTTTCAGCTCCCTTGAGAGCATGATGATCGCCTTGGTGATAACCGCATATTCGGCGAGTACTTGAAGCGTCTTTCTCAAGCGCTCCTTCGCTGTGTCATAGGTGGCTGTCGTTCCTGTTAAAGTGATAGTGAGCAAGGATTTCTTGAATGTAAGTCTGATCTTCGGAAGCTTCAACCCCATGAATTTAGTAAATGCCATGTGGAAGAAATAGCCCCTCCTCTCGGAGCTGCTTTTTAAGGTTATGGCCTCGGATCCCATGTCGACGGCCGCTATCCGGTAAGCCGCGTAGAGCTCATCTAAAACATCCGAAAACTCGGATTCCAATCTCCTAATCTCGCCAATACGCCTGACGATCTCAATGGCCAGGAGCTCTCTCTTCTGGTTTAGGAGGTCGTAGCCTTCGTATGCGAACGCAAGGTCTTCCTTGAGCTTTCTAAGCGATGATTTTGTGGGGGGAAGCTCTATTTTTGGCATTCTACGCCCTCATTTACCCTCTGATATGTAGTACCTCTGTATGTCTTCCCTGCGTATGCGGTACAGCTCATCACTCGGAAGCAAGGAGAGCATCTGCCAGCCGATGTCCAGTGTCTGCTCGATCGACCTATTTTCCTCATCGCCCTGGCGCAGGAACTGCTCCTCGAACGCGGCCCCGAACTTCAGATAGATCTTATCGAGTTCTGAGAGCTCCTCCTCTCCCACGATGGCTGCAAGCGCCCGCATGCGTTTAACCTTCGCATATGAGGCGAATAGCTGGGCCG
It encodes:
- a CDS encoding V-type ATP synthase subunit D — translated: MPKIELPPTKSSLRKLKEDLAFAYEGYDLLNQKRELLAIEIVRRIGEIRRLESEFSDVLDELYAAYRIAAVDMGSEAITLKSSSERRGYFFHMAFTKFMGLKLPKIRLTFKKSLLTITLTGTTATYDTAKERLRKTLQVLAEYAVITKAIIMLSRELKKVQRRVNALEKIFIPQHEEAKKYISDRIEEMEREEIFVKKLIRQRASKEE
- the cysS gene encoding cysteine--tRNA ligase (catalyzes a two-step reaction; charges a cysteine by linking its carboxyl group to the alpha-phosphate of ATP then transfers the aminoacyl-adenylate to its tRNA), encoding PVDFSSDSLAEAKTGMERFYTTLKNIGDVLARGVDYSKVSGKNLSGKDKDVFEYIEALPGRFTEAMEDDFNTAMAIGYMFDTVRVINSYLAEKENTMTVEKLFVLDVAQWYIKEVGRVLGLFLEDPDEYFQKDRNRESEKRGLNVEDIERWVEERRVARAAKDWESSDKIRKTLAEKGVILKDTPTATTWKIE